The Quatrionicoccus australiensis nucleotide sequence CATTACCTATCGCTCGCGCTATTCGCGTCTGCCCGAGCTGCTGCCGGTGCTCGACCTGCTCGTCTTCGACAACAGCAATCCGCACGGCGTGGCCTTCCAGGGCGGCGTCGTGGCGCGCTATCTCGACCGCATGGCACGTGACCTGGGCGAGGACAGTGGCAGCCTGCTGCCCGATGTGCTGGCCCGTTTGCGTGATTTCGACATGAGCAAGCTCGAACATGCGCAGCTGGATAGCAACCGCCCCGATTCGCCCTGTGCCGAACTGGCCAAACTGCTGCGCGAGCTCGACGCCGCAGCCGTGCAGCTGTCGGACTGGCTGGGCATGCGCTACTTCACCCATGTCGGCGACGTCAGCCGGCAAACGATGGCGCTCTGAGCATGGACAAGACTCCCGTCCGTTATCACGTACTGCACGAAACGACCTACGACTACGGTTGCAACATTTCCCTGTCGCAGCAGCAATTGCATCTTTCGCCGCGCATTCTTGCCTGGCAGCAGATCGAGGAACAGTGCATCACGATCAAGCCGGTGCCGACCTGGCGCCGCGATGGTCAGGATGCCTTCGGCAATCCGGTGACCTGGATGGCCTTCCATACGCCGCATGACAGTCTGCGCATCAGTTCGGTGATGGCAGTTGCAGTCATGCCGCATCTGCCGGTCGATCTGGAAAGCTCGCTGCCCTGGGAAGACGTGCGCGAACGCCTGGCCTACGATGCGTCGGCACCGAAGCCGGAGGATCTCGATGCGATGCGCTTCCTGTTTGAAAGTGCCCACGTCCGCATCAAGCACGAGCTGGCTGATTACGCCGCCGACTGTTTTCCGCCGGAAACGCCGGTGCTGGTTGGTGCCCAGGCGCTGATGGCGAAAATCTTCCGCGAGTTCAAGTTCGATCCGGAGGCGACCACGGTGTCGACGCCGGTCATGGAAGTTCTCGAAAAGAAACGCGGCGTCTGCCAGGACTTCGCTCACCTGATGATTGCCTGTCTGCGTGCGCTCGGCCTGTCGGCACGCTATGTCAGCGGTTACCTGCTGACCCGGCCACCGCCCGGCAAGCCGCGTTTGATCGGTGCCGATGCCTCGCACGCCTGGGTTTCGGTCTATGCGCCGGGCTTCGGCGACAACTGGGTCGATTTCGATCCGACCAACAACCTGCTGCCGGATACCGAGCACATCACGGTCGCCATCGGCCGCGATTTCGGCGATATCTCGCCGCTGCGCGGCATCATCCTGGGTGGCGGCGGGGCCGAACCGGAAGTCGCCGTGACGGTGACGCCGCTCGACGAGGAAGAGCTGCCGCCGGAGTTGCTTGAAAAGTCCGCTGCAAAAACGCCGAAAGCGCCGGAAGCCGACGCCAGGAAAGCCTGATGCCACGGATTGCCATCATCGGTGGCGGTCCGGCGGGCTTGATGGCGGCGGAGGTGATTGCCGCCGCCTCTGAAAATTGCCCGGCCGGGACGGTCGACCGTCTGGAAGTGCTGGTTTTCGATGCCATGCCCTCGCTCGGGCGCAAGTTCCTGATGGCGGGCAAGGGCGGCATGAACATCACGCATGCCGAACCGCTGCCCGCTTTCATTTCCCGCTATGGCGAGCGCCATGGCGAAGTTGGCGCCTGGCTGGCGCGTTTTGGCCCGGCGGCGCTGCGCGACTGGATCCACGGTCTGGGCATCCAGACCTTTGTCGGTACTTCCGATCGCGTCTTTCCGACCGAAATGAAGGCCGCGCCGCTGTTGCGCGCCTGGCTGCACCGTCTGCGCGAGCTTGGCGTGCAGTTCCATGTCCGGCATCGCTGGCTGGGCTGGACGGCCGACCGGAAATTGCGGTTTGCAACGCCGGCCGGTGAGCTCGAATGCACGGCCGATGCGGTTGTCCTGGCACTGGGCGGTGGCAGCTGGGCCAAGCTTGGCTCGGATGGCGCCTGGGTGCCCTTGCTGTGCGAACGCGACGTTGCCGTTTCGCCGCTGAAGCCGGCCAATTGCGGTTTCGATGTGGCCTGGAGCAGCCATTTCAGTGAGCGCTTTGCCGGGCATCCGGTCAAGCCGGTGGTCGCCTCCGTTGCAGGGTTGAGCCGGCAGGGCGAGTTCAACATCACGGCGGGCGGTATCGAAGGCGGTCTGGTTTATGCGCTGTCGGCGCCCTTGCGCGACACCCTTGAACGCGACGGCAAGGCGGCGCTGACGCTGGATCTGGCGCCCGGCCGTACGCTGCAGCGACTGACTGCCGATCTGGCACGGCCGCGCGGGCGCGATTCCCTGGCCAATCATCTGCGCCGGCGGGTTGGCCTGGATGGGGTCAAGGCCGGTTTGCTGCGCGAATTGTGCCCGCCCGAGGCGTTGACCGATACGGCCAGCCTGGCCGCGGCGATCAAGGCATTACCCCTGCCGGTGCAGGCAAGCCGCCCGATCGATGAAGCGATCAGCAGTGCCGGCGGAATTGATTTTGCCGGCCTCGATGCGCGCCTGATGCTGCGCGGCTTGCCGGGCGTCTTTGCGGCGGGGGAAATGCTCGACTGGGAAGCGCCGACCGGCGGCTATCTGCTGACCGCCTGTTTTGCCAGCGGGCGAGTGGCCGGCGAAGGCGTCCTTGCCTGGCTGGCGAGCAGTGATCCGCAAGATTTTTTCAGGTAAATTTTTAGCCAAACTGAACTTTGGTACATATACCATAAGTGCTAAATCCGCTAATCTAGCGTTCATTCACTGTCGATTGGGTCGGCGGAGCGAGAACCGGGAGAACTGCCTTGACGCAGACGTGCATACTGGTCGTTGATGATGAGCCGATTGGCCGGGAAACGCTGGCCGAGAATTTGAGCGAAGAAGGTTATGCGGTCGTCGAGGCGGACTCGGGAGAGGCGGCCTGGCGCCTGATCGATGCCGATCCCGAGCGCTTTGACGCGATCCTGCTCGATCGCATGATGCCCGACATGGATGGCATCGAAATCCTGCGCCGGGTCAAGCTGCGGCCGGACATGATGCATGTCCCGGTCATCATGCAGACCGGCATGACCGCCGATGCCGATGTGCTCGAAGGCCTGCAGGCCGGCGCCTACTATTACCTGACCAAGCCTTTTTCCGCCGACACGCTGCTGGCGATCGTCGCTGCGGCGACCCGCGATTACCGTGGCCACAAGGAGCTGGCCGAGGCGGTGCAGCGCCAGAGCAGCACGCTCTCCTGTCTGGTGCAGGCACGTTTTGTCTTCAATACGCCGGAAGAGGCGCGTGACCTGGCGGCTCTGGCTGCCCATGCCGCACCCGATCCCGGACGTGTTGCGCTGGGCTTGTCGGAGCTGATGCTCAATGCCGTCGAGCATGGCAACCTTGCCATTGGTTATGACCAGAAGTCGAAACTCATCGAAGACGGCTGCCTGCATGAAGAAATCAGCCGTCTGCTGGAGCAGCCGGAATTCAACGGGAAATATGCCGAACTGGAAATCGAGCGCTCCGCTGGTGAGCTCGTTTTCACCATCCGTGACCAGGGAGCCGGTTTCGACTGGCAGGCTTATCTCGAGATGAGTCCGGAGCGGGCTTTTGATACCCATGGCCGGGGTATTGCCATGTCACGCATGATCAGTTTTGACACGCTTGAGTACCGTGGTCGCGGTAACGAGGTGAAGGCACTTATCCGCCTTTGAGCAAGCTTGTTCCGGCTAATTGCTGCTGTCGTTGAGGACCAGCCGGTTCTTCAGCAGGAGCAGCGCCTGCGGGAAATCGAAATTGTCGAGCTGGCGGCGGAAGTCCGGATAGTCGGAGCCGAGCAGTGCGCTCAGGATACCGGCCGACTGCTGTGCCAGGTTGAGGCTGTTCATGTTGTCTTCTGCAAGCAGTGCACGTAGTTGCTCGATCAGCTGTCCGCTATCGCTGTTGCTGTCGATAGCCAACACCACCCTTTCTTCAACGATTGCGCGGAGTACGCTTGCCCGCAATTGGCTGTGGACGGCTTCCAGTTCATTGGTCAGGGTGGCGAGTTGCTCCGTCTGGTTCTCGCGAATGGCGAGTTCCAGTGCGGCAGCTGCAGCACGGATGCCTTCCAGCCCGAGGGTTGCCGAGGCGCCTTTTTCGGTATGGGCCAGGCGGCGAGCCGTGGCGTTGTCACCACTGCCCAGTGCGACACGGATTTCGTCGGCGATGCCGGCATGACGCTCAAGATATTTGCGCAGCAGACTGATGTAGCGTTCTGCCTTGCCATTCAGCGCGTGGAGTCCGGCTGCAGTGTGCAGGCCGGGTAGCGCAGCCAGGCGTTCAAGCGTCGCTGCGACACCGGGATCGATATTCTCTGCAATCAGGTTGGCCGGCGGCTGCAGCAACAGGGCCGGGGTGCTGACCGCCGGCAACCAGTGCAGGAGTTTGGCGTAGAGGACTTCGGGATTGACCGGTTTGCCGATGTGGTCGACCATGCCGACGGCCAGGCAGGCCTCCCGGTCTTCGCTGAAGGCATTCGCGGTCATCGCGACGACCCGGGTTGCAGCCCGTTCCGGCAGGGCGAGAATACGCCGGGTGGCCTCCAGACCATTCAGCACCGGCATCTGCATGTCCATCAGGATCAGGTCGTAGGCTGTCTTTTCCGCCATCTCGACGGCCTGCTTTCCATTCTCTGCGAGATCGGCAACGAGTCCGGCGTGACGCAGCAGTTCGAGCGCGACCTCCTGACTGAGCGGGTCGTCTTCGACCAGCAGGATGTGTGCAGTCTGACGGGTCTTGCGGATTTCTGCCTCCAGATCGACGTCGACCGCTGGCGCTTGCCTGCTTTCGATTGTTGTTGCGGCAATGCCCAGGCGAACCGTCATCCAGAACGTGCTGCCTTTGCCGGGCTGGCTGCGCATGCCGGTATCGCCGCCCATCAGGCGGGCGAGCTGGCGACTGATGGCGAGGCCGAGACCGGTGCCGCCAAAGCGCCGGGTCGTCGAGTCATCGGCTTGTTCAAAGGGGCGGAACAGGCGTTCCTGGATGCCGGGTTCGATACCGATGCCGGTATCGCTGACTTCGATACGCAGCAGTATCTGCTCGCTGCTTTGCTCGGCGACTTCCGCATGCACCCGGATCTGGCCATGCTCGGTGAACTTGACTGCATTGGACAGGAAATTGAGCAGGATCTGCTGCAGGCGCTTGGGGTCGCCGTGCACGGCCGGCGGGAGATGTGGCGACAGCTCGGCGTATAGCACCAGCCCTTTGTCGTGGCTGCGATATTCGATCATTTCCAGCGTTTCGCCGATCAGGCGCGAGATCGAGAAATCGCTTTCCTCAAGCTGGAGTTTCTCGGCTTCGATCTTCGAGATGTCGAGAATGTCGTTGATGACGTTGAGCAGGTGTTGTGCCGAATCCTCGACCCGGCTAAGCCGTTCTTTCTGCAACGGATCACTGGCATCGCGCCGGATCAGGTGGGTCAGCCCGATCACGGCATTGAGCGGGGTGCGGATTTCATGGCTCATGTTGGCCAGGAAGGCGCTCTTGGCACGACTGCCGCGTTCGGCGTACTCCTTGGCCATGGCCAACTGACTGGTTCGCTCGCTGACCATGGCTTCCAGACGGCGCCGGTATTCCATCAGTTCGGCTTCTGCCTGGCGGCGTTCGGTGACATCGGACGCAAAGCTGAGAATATGCGATATCCCGTCGATATCGATGATCGCTGCAGAGAGCTGGATGTCGCGCAGCTTTCCTGATTTGTCACGCCACTGTGTTTCGTGATTAAGCGCCGAACCCTGTTCGAGCAGTTTTGCAACCCATGCCGAACGCGCGGTCTGATCAATCCACAGCCCGAGTTCGATCCCCGTCTTGCCGAGCATTTCCTCGCGGCTCCAGCCGAAGTAACGCCGATAGTTGTCATTGGCATCGACAAAGCAGCCATTGTCGGTGCGGACTATCGAGGTTGCCATCGGACTGGCGTTGAAGGCGATGCGGAATCGCTCCTGCTCGGCCCGGGTCGAACTTTCCGTTTCGAACAGCCCACGGTAATGGCGGGTTCCCCGTTGCTGGTAAATGAAGCCGAAAATGCTGGCTGTCGCCAATAGCACTCCGATGGACAGGGCAATGATCAGACGGGAGGCCAGCATCCATTCGGCGAGCGCTTCCTCGCGATCTATCTTGGTGACGATGTGCCAGGACGAGTCCGGTATCGACTGGAGGGCGGCAATGACGGGTGTGCCGCTATAGTCGGGGCCTTCAACGATGCCGCTCGCTTTGTCGAAGACCGCACGCACGGCCGGTGTCTCCTTCTTTTCCGAGGAAATGCGCAGTTGCGAGGCTGTGGCCGGGCGCTTGTGCAGCTCATTGAGAAACAGGACCTGATCTTCATCACGGCGGACGAGGAGCGTTTCCGCGGAGCGACTGGCCAGCGGCCAGGATTGCAGGGTTGGGAAAAGGAAGTCGCCGGGGGCGATCTGCATGACCAGCGAACCGATCCAGCGGGTGCCGCGGTCGGCAAACAGCGGGACAATGACCGAGATGTGAAACAGTTCGTTACCCTGGTCCCGGTGAAAATCGGTAAGGCCGGCCTGGCGGGATTTCGCGGCCAGTTCCTGATAAAGAGCGAAGTCGGCCGGTCGGCTTGTCTTGTGAACAGTCAAGTTCAGCCGGATATTGCTGTCGCTGTCGAGCAGCATGATGTCGTGGTAGTGGTGGTTCTTGAGCAATGACTGGAAGCGCTCGCGTAGTTGCTGTTCCGTCCTGGCGTCAGGTCGCTTCAGCCAGCCGTCGATCTGGCTGCCCAGTTCCCGGTCCTCGCTGATGACCTGGCCATCCGCCACCCGTTCGTGGCGCCAGTCGGAGATTTGTCGGGACTTGAGTTCGGCGACAGCCAGCAGTTGCTGACCGGCTTTCTCCAGCATCTGTTTGTGCTCGGTTTTGTAGAGCAGTGCCCCGCCAACAATCTGCAAGACGAAGACGAGTATCAGGCTGGGTATGAACCAGCGAGGTAATTCCGAGATGGCCTTGGGTTCGGGCATGACGGGCTATTTTTCTGATGCGGGGGGGGCCGCGGAGTCGAGCCGGAGCAGTGCCGATTCAAAATCGAAACTGCTGATCGCGGCTGCAAAAGCTGCATAACCCTCGCCCAGCACTTCGTGCAGCAGCGGTACCTGCTCGGCGAGCAGGGTCTGGGCACTGAGATCGCCATCGTTCAGGCGATGGCGAAGTTCACGCAATATTTTGTTGTTGGCCGAGGTGTTGGCCTGGGCTGCGGGGGCGCTTTCGATGGCAGTCGGGGCCGGCAAGAGTGTCAGCAAGTTGCCGCAGAGTGTCTGGTAGGCCGTCGCGCAGCGGTCGATCAGGGTTTCGATGTCACCTGTCTGGTCGCGGATTGCGGCTTCGAGATCGGCTGCCGTCTGGCGCACGACCGTCGCGCCCAGCGTACCGGCGGCTCCCTTCAGCGAGTGGGCCAGGCGTCGGGCTTCGTTCTGGTTGCCGTTGTCCAGTTCGCGCCGAATGCTTGCGAAGTCGTCGGCGTGGTTGCCACAGAATTTGCCGAGCAGGCGGCAGTAGCTGTGCAAGCGGCCGCGTACCGATTGCAGGCCGAAGAGGGCGTCAAGCTCAGGCGTGGCGTCGAGCGCGGCACGCAATTGAGCCTCATCGAGAGGTGCCGGAGGTGCTACATCCGGTGCCCGGGGAGCTTCAGCAAAAGGCCCTGCCGAGCCGGGCAGCCAGCGGACGAGTGCCCTGAACAGCACCTCGGGATCTACCGGCTTGGCAATGTGGTCATTCATGCCGGCGGCGAGGCAAAGGTCGCGGTCGTCGTCGAAGGCGTTGGCCGTCATTGCAAGAATGGGAACTTGGGCGTAGCCCGGCAACTGGCGAATCTGGCGGGTCGCTTCCAGTCCGTCCATGACCGGCATCTGCATGTCCATCAGGATCAGGCTGTAGGGCGGCTGGCCGGCTGCCATCGCAAGCGCCTCGGCACCGGTGCGGGCGATGTCGACGTCGAGACAGACGCCGCTCAGCAAGTCGGTGGCGACCTCTTCATTGATCGGGTTGTCTTCAGCCAGCAGGACGCGCGCACCGGCATGCCGTTCGGTGATTTCCCGCTCGTTGTCGCGGGGCGTGGGCAGGGTTGGCGTGGCGAGGCCGGGCAGGCCGGCTCGGCCAAGACGGGCAGTAAACCAGAATGTGCTGCCGGCACCCGGGCTGCTATTGACGCCTACCGCACCATTCATCGCTTCGGCAAGGCGGTTGCTGATCGCCAGGCCCAGGCCGGTGCCGCCAAAGCGGCGGGTTGTCGAACTGTCGGCCTGCTCGAAGGGGTGGAATAGCCGCGATTGGACCTCGCGGCTGATGCCGATACCGCTGTCGCGGACTTCACAGCGGAGCAGCAGGCCATCGTTGTTTTCGTGGATCAGCCGGGCAAGCAGGCGAATCTCGCCGTGTTCGGTAAATTTGACGGCATTGGACAGGAAATTGAGCAGGATCTGCTGCAGGCGCAGCGGGTCACCATGCAGCCCGGACGGCAAATTCGGGTCGATTTCCCAGTTGACCGGCAGGTGCTTGCTTTCGGCGCGTTCGGCAATCAGCGAGCAGGCCGTCTTGAAGACATCGGCGAGCGAGAAATCGGTGTTTTCCAGACTCAGCTTGCCGGCCTCGATTTTCGAGAAGTCGAGAACGTCGTTGATAATGGAAAGCAGGTGTTGCGCGGCATTGGCCACCTTGTTGAGGCGGGAAAGCTGGGCCGGTTCGCTGGTCGCGCGCTGGCTGAGGTGGGTCAGGCCGATGATGGCGTTCATCGGCGTACGGATTTCATGGCTCATGTTGGCCAGGAAGGCGCTCTTCGCCCGGCTCGCCTTTTCTGCATCGTCCCGGGCCTTGATCAGTTCGGTCGTGCGTTCTTCAACCAGCGCTTCGAGGTGGTCGCGGTGGCTTTCGAGTTCGGCGGCAAGCCGCTTCTTCTCGGTGATGTCTTCCTTGATCGCCAGGTAATGGGTGATGTGACCATCCGGCTGGCGAACCGGAGAAATGATGGCAAATTCTTCGTAGACCGTATCGTCCTTGCGCCGGTTGACGAATTCGCCACGCCAGATCTCGCCGCGGGCCAGGGTATCCCAGAGCTCCTGGTAGGTGCTTTGCGGCGTCTGACCGGAGTGGAGCAGACGCGGGTTGGAGCCGATGATTTCCTCGCGGTTGTAACCGGTGTTGCGGACAAAGG carries:
- a CDS encoding transglutaminase family protein, translated to MDKTPVRYHVLHETTYDYGCNISLSQQQLHLSPRILAWQQIEEQCITIKPVPTWRRDGQDAFGNPVTWMAFHTPHDSLRISSVMAVAVMPHLPVDLESSLPWEDVRERLAYDASAPKPEDLDAMRFLFESAHVRIKHELADYAADCFPPETPVLVGAQALMAKIFREFKFDPEATTVSTPVMEVLEKKRGVCQDFAHLMIACLRALGLSARYVSGYLLTRPPPGKPRLIGADASHAWVSVYAPGFGDNWVDFDPTNNLLPDTEHITVAIGRDFGDISPLRGIILGGGGAEPEVAVTVTPLDEEELPPELLEKSAAKTPKAPEADARKA
- a CDS encoding TIGR03862 family flavoprotein, which encodes MPRIAIIGGGPAGLMAAEVIAAASENCPAGTVDRLEVLVFDAMPSLGRKFLMAGKGGMNITHAEPLPAFISRYGERHGEVGAWLARFGPAALRDWIHGLGIQTFVGTSDRVFPTEMKAAPLLRAWLHRLRELGVQFHVRHRWLGWTADRKLRFATPAGELECTADAVVLALGGGSWAKLGSDGAWVPLLCERDVAVSPLKPANCGFDVAWSSHFSERFAGHPVKPVVASVAGLSRQGEFNITAGGIEGGLVYALSAPLRDTLERDGKAALTLDLAPGRTLQRLTADLARPRGRDSLANHLRRRVGLDGVKAGLLRELCPPEALTDTASLAAAIKALPLPVQASRPIDEAISSAGGIDFAGLDARLMLRGLPGVFAAGEMLDWEAPTGGYLLTACFASGRVAGEGVLAWLASSDPQDFFR
- a CDS encoding response regulator, producing the protein MTQTCILVVDDEPIGRETLAENLSEEGYAVVEADSGEAAWRLIDADPERFDAILLDRMMPDMDGIEILRRVKLRPDMMHVPVIMQTGMTADADVLEGLQAGAYYYLTKPFSADTLLAIVAAATRDYRGHKELAEAVQRQSSTLSCLVQARFVFNTPEEARDLAALAAHAAPDPGRVALGLSELMLNAVEHGNLAIGYDQKSKLIEDGCLHEEISRLLEQPEFNGKYAELEIERSAGELVFTIRDQGAGFDWQAYLEMSPERAFDTHGRGIAMSRMISFDTLEYRGRGNEVKALIRL
- a CDS encoding ATP-binding protein; amino-acid sequence: MPEPKAISELPRWFIPSLILVFVLQIVGGALLYKTEHKQMLEKAGQQLLAVAELKSRQISDWRHERVADGQVISEDRELGSQIDGWLKRPDARTEQQLRERFQSLLKNHHYHDIMLLDSDSNIRLNLTVHKTSRPADFALYQELAAKSRQAGLTDFHRDQGNELFHISVIVPLFADRGTRWIGSLVMQIAPGDFLFPTLQSWPLASRSAETLLVRRDEDQVLFLNELHKRPATASQLRISSEKKETPAVRAVFDKASGIVEGPDYSGTPVIAALQSIPDSSWHIVTKIDREEALAEWMLASRLIIALSIGVLLATASIFGFIYQQRGTRHYRGLFETESSTRAEQERFRIAFNASPMATSIVRTDNGCFVDANDNYRRYFGWSREEMLGKTGIELGLWIDQTARSAWVAKLLEQGSALNHETQWRDKSGKLRDIQLSAAIIDIDGISHILSFASDVTERRQAEAELMEYRRRLEAMVSERTSQLAMAKEYAERGSRAKSAFLANMSHEIRTPLNAVIGLTHLIRRDASDPLQKERLSRVEDSAQHLLNVINDILDISKIEAEKLQLEESDFSISRLIGETLEMIEYRSHDKGLVLYAELSPHLPPAVHGDPKRLQQILLNFLSNAVKFTEHGQIRVHAEVAEQSSEQILLRIEVSDTGIGIEPGIQERLFRPFEQADDSTTRRFGGTGLGLAISRQLARLMGGDTGMRSQPGKGSTFWMTVRLGIAATTIESRQAPAVDVDLEAEIRKTRQTAHILLVEDDPLSQEVALELLRHAGLVADLAENGKQAVEMAEKTAYDLILMDMQMPVLNGLEATRRILALPERAATRVVAMTANAFSEDREACLAVGMVDHIGKPVNPEVLYAKLLHWLPAVSTPALLLQPPANLIAENIDPGVAATLERLAALPGLHTAAGLHALNGKAERYISLLRKYLERHAGIADEIRVALGSGDNATARRLAHTEKGASATLGLEGIRAAAAALELAIRENQTEQLATLTNELEAVHSQLRASVLRAIVEERVVLAIDSNSDSGQLIEQLRALLAEDNMNSLNLAQQSAGILSALLGSDYPDFRRQLDNFDFPQALLLLKNRLVLNDSSN